One Natrinema marinum genomic window carries:
- a CDS encoding DUF7521 family protein, translating to MSRNVVRLDQATLFELLTVASLFLVALFGTVIAYQAYRGYRRNGARSMLYLSLGLLLLTLCPFVLNVTVTTLFEPERIVIVLLENVSRLLGLVAITYSLYGQH from the coding sequence ATGAGCCGGAACGTCGTGCGGCTCGATCAGGCGACGCTGTTCGAACTGCTGACCGTCGCGAGTCTCTTTCTCGTTGCACTCTTCGGGACGGTCATCGCCTATCAGGCCTATCGAGGCTACCGTCGGAACGGCGCGCGGTCGATGCTCTATCTCTCGCTCGGCCTCCTCTTGCTGACGCTGTGTCCGTTCGTACTCAACGTCACCGTTACGACGCTGTTCGAACCTGAACGGATCGTCATCGTGCTGCTCGAGAACGTGAGTCGACTGCTCGGACTGGTCGCGATTACGTATTCGCTGTACGGGCAACACTGA
- a CDS encoding ArsR/SmtB family transcription factor, with product MSEESDLSTLLAVLDDEYARDILTHTSVEPMSASTLSERCDASLPTIYRRLDRLEECNLVTEETELAPDGNHYSVYSANLDTLELSLDDGSFSLELTHREEDVADKFTRMWEGMR from the coding sequence GTGAGTGAGGAATCCGACCTGTCGACACTGCTCGCAGTTCTCGACGACGAGTACGCGCGAGATATCCTCACACATACCAGCGTCGAACCCATGTCTGCCAGTACCCTGAGCGAACGGTGTGACGCCTCCCTCCCGACGATCTATCGACGGCTCGACCGTCTCGAGGAGTGTAATCTCGTCACCGAAGAGACGGAACTCGCACCGGACGGCAACCACTACAGCGTCTACAGCGCGAACCTCGACACCCTCGAGCTCTCACTCGACGACGGATCGTTTTCCCTCGAGTTGACGCATCGCGAGGAAGACGTCGCCGACAAGTTCACCCGCATGTGGGAGGGGATGCGATGA
- a CDS encoding DUF302 domain-containing protein, which translates to MDYTMKKSVDATFDETVDATVAALEAEGFGVLCDIDVQATFAKKLDEEFRQYRILGACNPGLARDGLSEEIELGALLPCNVVVYESDDGDVVVSAVDPQRLVGIADNAALESIATEVADRFERVLATVADDLAPPSET; encoded by the coding sequence ATGGACTATACAATGAAAAAGTCCGTGGACGCCACCTTCGACGAGACCGTCGACGCGACGGTCGCCGCGCTCGAAGCGGAAGGGTTCGGCGTCCTCTGTGACATCGACGTCCAGGCGACGTTCGCGAAGAAACTCGACGAAGAGTTCAGGCAGTACCGTATCCTCGGCGCGTGCAATCCGGGACTGGCACGCGACGGGCTTTCCGAAGAGATCGAACTCGGCGCGCTGTTGCCGTGTAACGTCGTCGTCTACGAATCCGACGACGGGGACGTGGTCGTGAGCGCGGTCGATCCGCAACGGCTGGTCGGCATCGCTGACAACGCCGCGCTCGAGTCCATCGCGACCGAAGTCGCCGATCGATTCGAGCGCGTACTGGCGACCGTTGCTGACGATCTCGCGCCCCCTTCGGAAACGTAG
- a CDS encoding alpha/beta hydrolase family protein gives MAERHRIPIKADATETASVPEVVAVHHEAEGDRWLFFCHGLRSDKAGSYEHRCRRAVEEGYNAVRFDTRGCGDSDGEFADSTLEARLADLHGVVDYFDPDSYALFGSSFGGKVAFHAAATDDRVRAVATRAPVTLTDTFDEYRETVDRDGAVTFDTGDRIDGRFFEALDRHPFDEVVGTLSCPVAIFHGGDDESVPLANSFTAARRLETDVLIERFAGEGHRFSRAGEERLLERLFGWLAWADARR, from the coding sequence ATGGCCGAACGACACCGCATCCCAATCAAAGCGGACGCGACTGAAACCGCGTCGGTTCCGGAGGTCGTCGCCGTCCACCACGAGGCCGAGGGTGACAGGTGGCTGTTTTTCTGTCACGGGCTTCGCAGCGACAAGGCCGGCAGCTACGAACATCGCTGTCGGCGCGCGGTCGAGGAAGGATACAACGCGGTCCGGTTCGACACCCGCGGCTGTGGCGACTCCGACGGCGAGTTCGCCGACTCGACGCTCGAGGCGCGACTCGCCGACCTCCACGGCGTCGTCGACTACTTCGACCCGGACTCCTACGCCCTGTTCGGCTCGAGTTTCGGCGGCAAAGTCGCGTTTCACGCCGCCGCGACGGACGATCGAGTGCGGGCGGTCGCTACCCGTGCGCCGGTGACGCTCACCGATACGTTCGACGAGTACCGGGAAACGGTCGACCGCGATGGCGCGGTGACGTTCGACACCGGCGACCGAATCGACGGCCGGTTCTTCGAGGCGCTCGATCGACACCCGTTCGACGAGGTCGTGGGAACGCTCTCGTGTCCCGTCGCGATCTTTCACGGCGGCGACGACGAGTCCGTCCCGCTGGCGAATAGTTTCACCGCCGCCCGGCGACTCGAGACAGACGTCCTGATCGAGCGGTTCGCGGGGGAAGGACATCGGTTCTCGCGGGCCGGAGAGGAGCGACTGCTCGAGCGATTGTTCGGGTGGCTCGCCTGGGCGGACGCTCGGAGGTAG
- a CDS encoding tyrosine-type recombinase/integrase, whose translation MSDVAVVDAVDAYLERKAVGDPDGSGAGTYASNAESILRRWAEWLERDHGLTAIDALEVDHMRAYAEELRRRTDRGEYTASTAGTYYAVVRAFCSWCVHGGILETNPAATDRAETALPTVDERPASDSWTATQRRKLERYVRDRALEAASRATRERRTRLREYAMVAVLAHSTVRGAELFRVPDDDRRTGATWQDVDFYTGTIRVLGKSQRLEDVPLPARARTPLRRYRVVLDPPSNDWPLFPTGHAPSIAARVRSALRERGYDDETIEAMFEDATAVELARERSIAPPAITTEGARSVLRRLCNGAGIDVDGDYLTPRGVRHQQADEPYRREATASKATLRASVLEQSIVVPAERPSVRDTEPADRDESTNAE comes from the coding sequence GTGAGCGACGTGGCGGTCGTAGACGCGGTCGACGCCTATCTGGAGCGAAAGGCCGTCGGCGACCCCGACGGCTCGGGGGCCGGAACTTACGCGTCGAACGCCGAATCGATCCTCCGGCGCTGGGCCGAGTGGCTCGAGCGCGACCACGGCCTCACGGCGATCGACGCCCTCGAGGTCGATCACATGCGGGCCTACGCCGAGGAGCTCCGGCGGCGGACCGATCGCGGGGAGTACACGGCATCGACCGCCGGCACCTACTATGCGGTGGTCCGGGCGTTCTGCTCGTGGTGTGTCCACGGCGGGATCCTCGAGACCAATCCGGCCGCGACCGACCGCGCCGAGACCGCGCTACCGACCGTCGACGAGCGCCCGGCGAGTGACTCCTGGACGGCAACGCAGCGTCGCAAACTCGAGCGCTACGTTCGCGACCGGGCGCTCGAGGCCGCTTCGCGTGCGACGCGCGAGCGACGAACCCGACTGCGGGAGTACGCGATGGTTGCCGTCCTCGCCCACTCGACGGTCCGCGGGGCGGAGTTGTTCCGCGTGCCCGACGACGACCGGCGGACGGGCGCGACCTGGCAGGACGTCGATTTCTACACGGGGACGATTCGCGTCCTCGGGAAGTCCCAGCGCCTCGAGGACGTGCCGCTGCCCGCCCGCGCGCGGACGCCGCTGCGGCGGTATCGGGTCGTCCTCGATCCGCCGTCGAACGACTGGCCGCTGTTCCCGACCGGTCACGCGCCCTCGATCGCCGCGCGGGTGCGGTCGGCCCTGCGTGAGCGGGGCTACGACGACGAGACGATCGAGGCCATGTTCGAGGACGCGACGGCGGTCGAACTCGCCCGCGAGCGGTCGATCGCGCCGCCGGCAATCACGACAGAGGGCGCGCGGTCAGTACTACGAAGGCTCTGTAACGGGGCCGGGATCGATGTCGACGGCGACTATCTGACACCGCGGGGCGTTCGTCACCAACAGGCTGACGAGCCGTATCGTCGGGAGGCGACGGCGTCGAAGGCGACGCTTCGAGCGTCTGTCCTCGAGCAATCGATCGTCGTGCCGGCCGAGCGGCCGTCGGTCCGCGACACGGAGCCGGCCGACCGCGACGAGTCGACGAACGCGGAGTGA
- a CDS encoding dihydrofolate reductase family protein: protein MTTGEITLYIATSVDGFIAAEDGSVAWLEEFQPEAGTDDRDGSYETFFADIDALVMGATTYEQVRAFGDWPYEERPTYVLTHGEHPRATDAVEFVDGEVAALATELERRHDRIWLVGGAQVVRAFLREDRVDELRLTLVPVLLGRGISLFGTDGKQRTLELLENTTRETGMVELRYAVSG, encoded by the coding sequence ATGACTACGGGCGAGATCACGCTCTACATCGCGACGAGTGTGGACGGCTTCATTGCCGCCGAGGACGGGAGCGTCGCGTGGCTCGAGGAGTTCCAGCCGGAAGCTGGCACCGACGACCGAGACGGAAGTTACGAGACGTTCTTCGCGGATATTGACGCGCTCGTCATGGGCGCGACGACGTACGAACAGGTGCGCGCCTTCGGCGACTGGCCCTACGAGGAGCGGCCGACGTACGTGCTCACCCACGGCGAGCATCCCCGCGCCACCGACGCCGTCGAGTTCGTCGACGGTGAGGTAGCCGCGCTGGCCACAGAACTCGAACGCCGGCACGACCGCATCTGGCTGGTGGGCGGTGCGCAGGTCGTTCGAGCGTTCCTGCGCGAGGACCGGGTCGACGAACTGCGGCTCACCCTCGTTCCGGTGCTGCTCGGACGCGGGATTTCACTCTTCGGGACGGACGGGAAGCAACGGACCTTGGAACTGCTCGAGAACACGACCCGCGAAACCGGAATGGTCGAGCTTCGCTACGCGGTATCCGGATAA
- a CDS encoding Na(+)/H(+) antiporter subunit D, translated as MELELLSLAYPPLLVFTAALLVLVLPRIAGFTVGALSLAAVLAISLIAPEGQHLAGTFLGFEVVPYYVDEFSRMVGLGLGFLGICSVIYAYSSEASETLVALALVYVSSSIGAAFAGDWLVLLFMWELMAVTSTLVVWQYGGEAVRAGFRYALFHGAGGVLVMLAVAAHYVQTGTFVYTGAGIGDGIPALLAVLGMGVNVAFIGVHTWLPDTYPRPHFAASVFLSVYTTKTSAFVLYRAFPIDAGSDLGIYIAYMGGLMAVYGATFALLQHDMRALLSYHIQAQLGYIVAGIGMAAAMGSELAAAGAMSHLLNNILFKSLLFMAVGVVIYRTGEEDLYELGGLWREMPLTAIGYGLGALSITAIPGFNGYVSKGMLFDAADPGYYGQPEYQALYWLLWLGAIGTLLSFIKLGYYVFFHGESDYEVADAKPGQTVAMLGLGGACLLFGVWWQGLADLAPTLHGHGGHFTFAYSGGEGTLHPYSLSHLETAGILTGVAAIAFVIVRKPLSKLDLGDPAMVVYPATYYVSRWSMLAVTETYAAVDAAVVGAVKRCYWIGNNPVLAVDAAASRLPLVDVDERQATDGGRPSTIQLRAGIGTTVLVLTVVLTVILWLLVV; from the coding sequence ATGGAACTCGAACTCCTCTCGTTGGCTTACCCGCCGCTGCTGGTCTTCACGGCGGCGCTGCTCGTGCTCGTCCTGCCCCGGATCGCCGGCTTCACCGTCGGCGCGCTCAGTCTGGCGGCCGTGCTGGCGATCTCGCTGATCGCACCGGAGGGCCAGCATCTTGCCGGCACCTTCCTCGGGTTCGAGGTCGTCCCCTACTACGTCGACGAGTTCTCGCGGATGGTCGGGCTCGGCCTCGGCTTCCTCGGGATCTGTAGCGTGATCTACGCCTACTCGAGCGAGGCGAGCGAGACGCTGGTCGCGCTCGCGCTGGTCTACGTCTCCTCGTCGATCGGCGCGGCGTTCGCGGGCGACTGGCTCGTCCTGTTGTTCATGTGGGAGCTGATGGCCGTGACCAGCACGCTGGTCGTCTGGCAGTACGGCGGCGAGGCGGTCCGGGCCGGCTTCCGGTACGCGCTGTTCCATGGTGCGGGCGGCGTGCTCGTGATGCTGGCAGTCGCCGCCCATTACGTTCAGACCGGGACGTTCGTCTACACCGGGGCCGGCATCGGCGACGGAATTCCGGCGCTGCTCGCGGTGCTCGGCATGGGCGTCAACGTGGCCTTCATCGGCGTCCACACCTGGCTGCCGGACACCTACCCGCGACCGCACTTCGCGGCGTCGGTGTTCCTCTCGGTCTATACGACGAAGACGAGCGCGTTCGTCCTCTATCGGGCGTTCCCCATCGACGCCGGGAGCGACCTGGGTATCTACATCGCCTACATGGGCGGCCTGATGGCCGTCTACGGCGCGACGTTCGCCCTGCTGCAACACGACATGCGGGCGCTGCTGTCCTACCACATTCAGGCCCAGCTCGGCTACATCGTCGCCGGGATCGGCATGGCCGCCGCGATGGGGTCCGAACTCGCCGCCGCCGGTGCGATGAGCCACCTGCTCAACAACATCCTGTTCAAGAGCCTGCTGTTCATGGCCGTCGGCGTCGTCATCTACCGCACCGGCGAGGAGGACCTCTACGAACTGGGCGGGCTCTGGCGCGAGATGCCCCTGACCGCGATCGGCTACGGGCTCGGCGCACTCTCGATCACCGCTATCCCGGGCTTCAACGGCTACGTCAGCAAGGGGATGCTGTTCGACGCGGCCGATCCGGGATACTACGGTCAGCCGGAGTATCAGGCGCTGTACTGGCTCCTCTGGCTCGGCGCGATCGGCACCCTGCTGTCGTTTATCAAGCTCGGCTACTACGTCTTCTTCCACGGCGAGAGCGACTACGAGGTCGCCGACGCGAAGCCCGGCCAGACCGTCGCGATGCTCGGGTTGGGCGGTGCCTGCCTCCTCTTTGGCGTCTGGTGGCAGGGGCTGGCCGACCTCGCGCCGACGCTGCACGGCCACGGGGGCCACTTCACGTTCGCATACTCCGGCGGAGAGGGGACGCTGCATCCCTACAGTCTCAGTCACCTCGAGACGGCGGGAATCCTGACGGGGGTCGCCGCGATCGCCTTCGTCATCGTCCGGAAACCGCTCTCGAAACTCGATCTGGGCGACCCCGCGATGGTCGTCTATCCGGCGACCTACTACGTCAGCCGGTGGTCGATGCTCGCGGTCACCGAGACCTACGCCGCCGTCGACGCCGCGGTCGTCGGGGCCGTCAAACGCTGCTACTGGATCGGGAACAACCCCGTGCTGGCGGTCGACGCGGCCGCAAGCCGGCTCCCGCTGGTCGACGTGGACGAACGTCAGGCGACCGACGGCGGCCGCCCGTCGACGATTCAGCTCCGCGCGGGCATCGGAACGACCGTTCTGGTGCTGACCGTCGTCCTGACCGTGATCCTGTGGCTGCTCGTGGTCTGA